The following are from one region of the Hemibagrus wyckioides isolate EC202008001 linkage group LG24, SWU_Hwy_1.0, whole genome shotgun sequence genome:
- the LOC131345197 gene encoding gap junction beta-4 protein-like produces MNWAFLQGLVSGVNKYSTAFGRIWLSVVFIFRLLVLLVAAEKVWGDEQKEFDCNTREPGCHNVCYDHFFPISPSRLWALQLIFVTCPSLLVVLHVAYRDDRERKHQQKYGEDCPHLYTDTSKKQGGLWWTYLFSLIFKMAVDAMFIFLVFYIYEATFFPLLVRCQEAPCPQVTDCYISRSTEKRIFTIFLVVVSLVCILLTFCEILYLIFKRCHECVVSYKLNKHDRHNALTSSQAIRHNQDNMMEMSLVDKANSHSTTKNMSAPAYSAAIS; encoded by the coding sequence ATGAACTGGGCTTTTCTTCAGGGCCTCGTCAGTGGCGTCAATAAATACTCGACAGCTTTCGGTCGCATATGGCTGTCCGTGGTTTTCATCTTCCGTCTGCTGGTGCTGCTGGTGGCTGCTGAGAAGGTGTGGGGTGATGAGCAGAAGGAGTTCGACTGTAACACCAGAGAGCCAGGCTGCCACAATGTCTGCTATGACCATTTCTTTCCCATATCTCCCTCTCGCCTGTGGGCACTCCAGCTCATCTTTGTCACATGCCCTTCTCTCCTGGTGGTCCTGCACGTGGCATACAGGGACGACCGTGAGCGGAAGCACCAGCAGAAGTACGGTGAGGACTGTCCTCATCTCTACACAGACACCAGCAAGAAGCAAGGGGGGCTGTGGTGGACATATCTCTTCAGCCTCATATTCAAGATGGCAGTGGACGCCATGTTCATCTTTCTTGTGTTCTACATCTATGAGGCCACCTTCTTTCCGTTGCTGGTGAGATGTCAAGAGGCTCCCTGCCCTCAGGTGACTGACTGCTACATCAGCCGGTCTACAGAGAAGCGTATATTCACCATCTTCCTAGTGGTGGTCAGCTTGGTCTGTATCCTGCTGACCTTTTGTGAGATACTCTACCTCATTTTTAAGCGCTGCCATGAATGTGTCGTGTCGTACAAACTCAACAAACATGACAGACACAATGCTTTGACCTCTTCGCAGGCTATAAGACATAATCAGGATAACATGATGGAGATGTCATTGGTCGACAAAGCTAACAGCCATTCTACAACTAAAAATATGAGTGCTCCTGCGTACAGTGCAGCCATCTCATAA
- the LOC131345265 gene encoding gap junction beta-3 protein-like, protein MDWKTLESLLSGVNKYSTAFGRVWLTLVFVFRVMVFVVAAERVWVDDQKEFDCDTKRPGCPNACYNYFFPIVHTRLWALQLIFVTCPSFLVVMHVWYREDRERKYQLTHHDGAKLYDNPGQKHGGLWWTYLISLFVKTGVEVGFLYLLHMIYNNFDMPRSVVCDVEPCRQVTCYIARPTEKRVFTYFMVGASAICIVLNVTEIFYLIAMRILHLTQKGSLVTKRRGCGESACDECNMPMNTIDYKLACPEKAEKQP, encoded by the coding sequence ATGGATTGGAAGACTTTAGAATCCCTCCTCAGTGGAGTAAATAAATACTCCACAGCTTTCGGACGGGTCTGGCTGACGCTGGTGTTCGTGTTCCGGGtcatggtgtttgtggtggctGCTGAGCGTGTGTGGGTCGATGACCAGAAAGAATTTGACTGCGACACCAAAAGACCTGGCTGTCCCAATGCCTGCTACAACTACTTCTTCCCCATTGTACACACACGGCTCTGGGCACTACAGCTCATCTTTGTCACCTGCCCTTCCTTCTTGGTTGTAATGCATGTGTGGTACCGTGAAGATCGCGAGCGCAAATATCAGCTTACACATCATGACGGGGCCAAGCTCTACGACAACCCGGGACAGAAACATGGAGGTCTGTGGTGGACGTATCTTATTAGCCTGTTTGTCAAGACGGGCGTAGAGGTGGGATTCCTCTACCTGTTGCATATGATCTACAACAACTTTGACATGCCTCGCAgcgtggtgtgtgatgttgaacCCTGCAGACAGGTGACATGCTACATAGCAAGGCCCACTGAGAAAAGGGTCTTCACATACTTCATGGTAGGGGCTTCAGCCATCTGCATAGTCCTGAATGTGACAGAGATCTTCTACTTGATCGCCATGCGCATTTTGCATCTCACCCAAAAAGGGAGCCTTGTCACCAAACGCAGGGGGTGTGGAGAGTCGGCATGTGATGAGTGTAACATGCCAATGAACACAATCGACTACAAGTTAGCTTGTCCTGAAAAGGCAGAAAAGCAACCTTAA
- the tmem54b gene encoding transmembrane protein 54b, translating into MDHSGVSCATLQGPKSLMKMGLGMVLVGHLNFLLAALVHGTVLRHIGQDTQTLEYAISNILALTAGLVGILVGILTIVLSRNEKNRVLTWWVCMLSAVGGVLAAASVVGLLVALVWTLIYGTKGLLLHCNLPDNMSYFSITYECPFDPTRIYGTTLILWVPLIVMSVVELVLSGRCCAASISFIRRKTRIHCETRSVKTLRAVVPPLLPCHVPPPLRYHGDHELVRPPEQHELLRASRPYSSSRSAQIRATSSEFTRASLNRASFWI; encoded by the exons ATGGATCATTCAG GAGTGTCCTGTGCCACTCTACAGGGCCCCAAGTCTCTAATGAAGATGGGGCTGGGTATGGTTTTGGTGGGACATTTGAATTTCCTGTTGGCCGCCCTGGTCCATGGCACAGTTTTGAGACATATCGGCCAAGACACCCAGACGCTGGAGTACGCCATCTCCAACATTTTGGCTCTAACTGCTGGCCTTGTG GGAATCTTGGTTGGAATCCTCACTATAGTCCTTTCTAGAAATGAGAAAAACCGAGTTCTG ACGTGGTGGGTGTGCATGCTGAGTGCAGTAGGGGGCGTGCTGGCTGCTGCTTCGGTCGTCGGGCTGCTCGTCGCTCTGGTTTGGACGTTAATTTACGGCACTAAAGGCCTTCTGCTCCACTGCAACTTACCTGACAACATGAGCTACTTCAGCATCACTTATGAGTGTCCCTTTGACCCCACACGTATTTAT GGAACCACTCTGATCCTGTGGGTGCCGCTgattgtgatgagtgtggtggaGTTGGTGCTCTCCGGACGCTGCTGTGCCGCATCCATCTCTTTCATCCGCCGTAAAACAAGAATACACTGCGAGACCAGATCG GTGAAGACCCTCAGAGCAGTAGTGCCCCCATTGCTCCCCTGCCATGTCCCACCACCCCTCCGTTACCATGGAGACCACGAGCTGGTGCGCCCCCCAGAACAGCATGAGCTGCTGCGAGCGTCACGGCCCTACAGCTCGAGCCGCTCGGCGCAGATCAGAGCAACCTCGTCTGAATTCACCAGAGCCTCGCTCAACAGGGCCAGCTTCTGGATCTAA